A window of the Tiliqua scincoides isolate rTilSci1 chromosome 5, rTilSci1.hap2, whole genome shotgun sequence genome harbors these coding sequences:
- the LOC136653197 gene encoding olfactory receptor 4D1-like has translation MAMKNPNTTVTEFILLGFSQNPKIQSILFFIFLTIYITTWLGKLTIIMTVIYTPHLHTPMYFLLANLAVVDITDSTVTALRTLWNLISHTNSISYEWCIMHIFFFHFIGGAVDFFLVVMAVDRYIAIYRPLQYLLIMNQRVCIGLVAGAWLGGFGHSIVQITLIPQLPFCGPNILDNFYCDVPQLIKLACTDTYITELLMVSNGGLLLTLIFCTLLISYSVILVKIRTHVTEGKHKALSTCAAQITVICLNFVPAIFIYCRPFQVFQVDKVASALYTLITPMLNPMIFTLRNTEMKNTIKKMVEKFMATRITESK, from the coding sequence ATGGCTATGAAGAACCCGAATACAACTGTGACTGAATTTATTCTCTTGGGCTTCTCTCAGAATCCAAAAATACAGTCCATCCTCTTCTTTATCTTTCTTACTATATACATCACAACCTGGCTTGGGAAACTCACCATCATCATGACTGTGATCTATACACCTCACCTgcacacacccatgtacttccTTCTGGCCAATCTGGCTGTCGTAGATATCACTGACTCCACAGTCACTGCACTCAGAACGCTGTGGAACTTGATTTCCCATACAAACTCCATCTCCTACGAGTGGTGCATCATGCATATATTCTTCTTCCATTTCATTGGAGGGGCTGTGGACTTCTTTTTAGTTGTGATGGCTGTTGACAGGTACATTGCTATCTACAGACCACTGCAATATTTGCTGATTATGAATCAAAGAGTGTGCATAGGCTTGGTGGCAGGAGCTTGGTTGGGTGGCTTTGGACATTCCATCGTTCAGATCACACTCATACCTCAGCTACCCTTCTGTGGTCCAAACATATTGGATAACTTCTACTGTGATGTCCCACAGCTCATCAAACTGGCTTGTACAGACACGTACATCACTGAGCTGCTCATGGTTTCTAACGGTGGTCTGCTCCTCACTTTAATCTTCTGCACCTTACTTATATCATACAGTGTCATTTTGGTGAAGATTAGAACACATGTCACAGAAGGCAAGCACAAAGCGCTCTCCACCTGTGCTGCACAGATCACAGTCATTTGTTTGAATTTTGTTCCTGCAATATTCATTTATTGCCGACCTTTCCAAGTCTTTCAAGTGGACAAAGTAGCCTCAGCCTTGTACACTCTTATCACTCCAATGTTAAACCCAATGATATTCACACTGAGAAACACAGAAatgaaaaacacaattaaaaaaatggttgaaaaattTATGGCAACCAGAATCACAGAATCCAAATAA
- the LOC136653198 gene encoding olfactory receptor 10AG1-like — protein sequence MALKTGDEPGRYSKNHSIVKEFILLGFQGHPALLFTAFLAIYLAIILGNGLTLVVTTCDSALRTPMYFFLRNLSGLEMCYTSIFLPKMMADLVTGDLTISLQACATQMFFIFFLGGTECFLLAAMAYDRYLAICLPLRYMMIMNHRVCAGLVAGSFAISLPVQLVQISLIFSLPFCGPNVIDHFFCDIPPVLSLACADLYINKLAVHAENILVVVVPFFLILASYVNIARAILRMPSGTGRSKAFSTCSSHITVVSLFYGSAMLVYLQPKTPDKVVSLLYTIFIPLCNPLIYSLRNREVKAALSRMFGRKPSFEVASEIS from the exons ATGGCGCTAAAG ACCGGTGATGAACCAGGCAGATACTCGAAGAACCACAGCATAGTGAAAGAGTTCATCCTCTTGGGATTCCAAGGACACCCTGCCCTTCTCTTCACTGCCTTCCTGGCCATTTATCTGGCTATTATACTGGGTAATGGTCTGACTCTGGTGGTGACAACATGCGATTCAGCCCTGCgtacccccatgtatttcttcctacGCAACCTGTCAGGGTTAGAGATGTGTTATACCTCAATCTTCCTTCCCAAGATGATGGCCGACCTGGTCACAGGGGACCTCACCATTTCCCTGCAAGCTTGTGCTACTCAgatgttctttattttttttctgggtgGTACAGAGTGCTTCCTGCTGGCAGCCATGGCCTATGACCGCTATCTGGCTATCTGTCTGCCTCTCCGCTACATGATGATCATGAACCACAGAGTATGTGCAGGGCTGGTGGCTGGCTCCTTTGCCATCAGCCTCCCTGTGCAGCTGGTGCAAATCAGCCTCATCTTCTCCTTACCCTTCTGCGGACCTAACGTGAttgaccacttcttctgtgacatTCCACCAGTACTCAGCTTGGCATGTGCAGACCTATACATCAATAAGTTGGCTGTGCATGCTGAGAACATCCTTGTTGTAGTAGTCCCTTTTTTCCTCATATTAGCTTCTTACGTGAACATTGCTAGAGCCATACTACGCATGCCATCTGGTACCGGCCGCTCAAAGGCCTTTTCCACTTGCTCATCCCATATCACTGTGGTTAGTCTCTTCTATGGCTCTGCAATGCTCGTGTATCTACAACCCAAGACTCCTGACAAGGTGGTCTCTCTGCTCTACACAATCTTCATTCCTCTCTGCAATCCCCTCATCTACTCCCTGAGGAACAGGGAAGTGAAGGCTGCTCTCAGCAGGATGTTTGGAAGGAAACCATCCTTTGAAGTAGCCTCAGAGATAAGCTGA